The DNA segment TAAGAGGCGGCGCCTGAAAGCAAAACGGCCGGCAACATCGTTGCCGGCCGTTTTTCGTTTGCCGTGCCGCGCGCCAAGACTCAGGCGCGGGCGGTAGTCCCGTCGGGCAGCGCGTCGCGGCTGGCGTAGCGCGAGGCAATCACCGAGCACACGATCAGCTGCAACTGGTGGTAGACCATCAGCGGCAGCACCAGCAGGCCCAGCGCCGGATGGCCGGCAAACAGGATCTTGGCCATCGGGATGCCGTTAGCCAGGCTCTTCTTGGAGCCGCAGAACACCGCGGTGATCTCATCTTCCACCGAGAAGCCGAGGCGGCGCGCGGTGAAGGTGGTGGTGGCCAGGATCACCACCAGCAGCACGGCGGCGAGCGCCATCACGGCACCGATGGTTTCCCAGCTGTACTTGTGCCACAGGCCGGCGGCGGTGGCGTCGCAGAACGACGAATAGACGATCAGCACGATCACGCCGCGGTCGATCTTGTTGGTGATCTGCTTTTTCTTGGCCAGCCAGCTGCCGATCAGCGGGCGGGCCAGCTGGCCGAGCGCGAACGGCAGCAGCAGTTGCAGCGCCACGCCGGTCAGCGCCTTGCCCAGCGGCATCGAGGCGCCGCTGGCGCTGATCACCAGGCCCATCAGCAGCGGCGTGACGGCCATGCCGATCAGGCCCGAGATGGTGGCATTGAAGATTGCGCCGGGCACGTTGCCGCGCGCCATCGAGGTCATCGCCACGGACGACGACACGGTGGACGGCAGCGCGCACAGGTAGAACACGCCCAGCAGCAGCTCGGCAGGCAGCATGTTGCGCAGGCCGAACATCAACGCCAGCCCGACCACCGGGAAAACGATGTAGGTGAAGCTCTGCACGAAGGCATGCAGGCGCCAGTGGCGCGCGCCGGCCACCAGCTTGTCGCGCGACAGCGCGGCGCCATGCAGGAAGAACACCAGGGCCACGCCCAGGTTGGTGACCATGCCCAGGTGCAGCGGGCCGTCGCCGGCGCCGATTTGCGGGGCCAGCAGCGCAATGCCGATGGCGCTCAGCATGATCAATACGAACCCGTCGATCAGGTCGTAGATTTTCTTGAAGGGTGAGAGGATGGCGGGCATGACAGCAAGGTTGGATAAGGGTTTCGTCTGGTATTGGACGCCACCGAAGCCTAGAATGCAAATTCATTTATCGCATCCATTCATCTCATAAACGCATGAATTACACATTGCGCCAGTTGCGGGTCTTCCTCGCCGTGGTCGCGCATGGCAGTTTCAGCCGTGCCGCGGACGCGGTTGGCCTGACGCAGCCCGCGGTCAGCCGGGGCGTTGCCGAGCTGGAAGAGGCACTTGGCGTGCGCTTGCTCGACCGCACCACGCGGGAGGTGCTGGTGACCGACGCGGGCCAGGCCCTGGCGCCTGCCATCGAGCGCCTGCTTGGCCAGCTGGACGATACGCTGGAAGAAACGCGCCAGCTTGGCGAGCGCTATCGTGGCCGGGTTGTGATTGCCAGTGCACCCACGATTTCCGCGCGGCTGATGCCGCTGTATGTCTCGACCTGCGCGCGCCAGTATCCGGATATCCGCCTCAGCGTGCGCGACAACGTGCAGGCCGATGGCCTCGAGCAGATCCGCGCGGGGGCCGTGGACTTTGGCGTCTTGATCGATCCTTTGGCGCATGAAGGCTTGACCATCGCGCCACTGGCGACCGATCCGTTTTGCTTCGTGTGCCGGCGCGATCACCCGCTGGCCAATGCCGACTCGGTGCCGTGGTCCGCACTGGACGGCATGCCGCTGGTGCTGCTGGATTTCGCCTCGGGCAGCCGGCCCCTGATCGACCGCATTTTCGCCAGCCATGGCGTGGCGCCTAGCGTGGTGCAGGAGCTGGGGCATTCGGCCAGCGTGTTTGGCATGGTCGAGGCCGGCATCGGCGCTTCTGTCCTGCCCTCGTTTTCGCTGCCGCTGCCGGCGGCGTCTCCTCTGGTCTGGCGGCCGCTCACGCCGCGCGAGGAACGGCGCATCGTCATGGTCTGCCGGGAGGACCGTTCCTTGTCGCCTTCGGCCGCCGCCGTGTGGCAGATGGTGCAGAGCCTGCCATTGCCGGCCGAGCCGGCCATGGCGCAATGATGGGCCCCCGCCTGGCTCGGTTGCTTGGCAGCTTACGGGCTTAACCGCGCGTTGCCGTGACCATCACCGCTTCCAGCGCAAAGCTGCCGTCGGCCTTGACGAGGTAGTGGTCGCGTACTTCCGCCGGTGCCAGTTGCCACAGGTGCTGGATGGCGGCTACCGCCACGGGCGGCGTGCGCATGCGCTGCACCCAGGTGGCGAACTCCAGCTCGATGCGCCAGGCCGGCGAAACGCTGGCCGTGAAGCCCGCAGCCTCCAGCATCGCTTTCCACTCGGTAGCGGTGTAGTCACGGATATG comes from the Cupriavidus basilensis genome and includes:
- a CDS encoding LysR family transcriptional regulator; protein product: MNYTLRQLRVFLAVVAHGSFSRAADAVGLTQPAVSRGVAELEEALGVRLLDRTTREVLVTDAGQALAPAIERLLGQLDDTLEETRQLGERYRGRVVIASAPTISARLMPLYVSTCARQYPDIRLSVRDNVQADGLEQIRAGAVDFGVLIDPLAHEGLTIAPLATDPFCFVCRRDHPLANADSVPWSALDGMPLVLLDFASGSRPLIDRIFASHGVAPSVVQELGHSASVFGMVEAGIGASVLPSFSLPLPAASPLVWRPLTPREERRIVMVCREDRSLSPSAAAVWQMVQSLPLPAEPAMAQ
- a CDS encoding bile acid:sodium symporter family protein, whose amino-acid sequence is MPAILSPFKKIYDLIDGFVLIMLSAIGIALLAPQIGAGDGPLHLGMVTNLGVALVFFLHGAALSRDKLVAGARHWRLHAFVQSFTYIVFPVVGLALMFGLRNMLPAELLLGVFYLCALPSTVSSSVAMTSMARGNVPGAIFNATISGLIGMAVTPLLMGLVISASGASMPLGKALTGVALQLLLPFALGQLARPLIGSWLAKKKQITNKIDRGVIVLIVYSSFCDATAAGLWHKYSWETIGAVMALAAVLLVVILATTTFTARRLGFSVEDEITAVFCGSKKSLANGIPMAKILFAGHPALGLLVLPLMVYHQLQLIVCSVIASRYASRDALPDGTTARA